From the genome of Sediminibacter sp. Hel_I_10:
GCCAACTGCGTATTGATATATTCCATCTTGGCCTCTAGCTCTTTAATTTCTTGAAATGCTTCGTAAGACTCTTCTAAAACAGTCCTCCCCAAAACAAAATCAATATCCTGTTTCAAAAAGCCAATGCTTAAGTTCTTATCAGAAGCTATTTGACCAGAATCTGGCTCAATTTCTTTAGAAAGAATTTTCAGCATGGTTGATTTACCAGCACCGTTTTTGCCAATAAGACCCACACGATCGCCAGGGCTGAGTTTAAATGTGATTTCCTCAAAAAGATAGTCACCTTGAAAGGATATAGAAAGATTATGGACGTTGAGCATAATTGAGTTGAGTTATGGTTAAATTCCTTAACTTCGTATTTTATTACAAAGCGCAAAAGTAATCAAAATTAAATCATGTTTAAAGGCACTAAGATCTATAGTATTTTTACGGGAACTTGCCCAAGATGCCAAGAGGAATCTATGTATAAAACCAAGAACCCTTACGTCCTTACCGATGTACTAAAAATTAACGATACCTGTTCTAAATGTGGACTTCGCTATCGGCTTGAACCTTCCTTTTTTTACGGCTCCATGTATGTCAGTTATGGCGTAGGCATAGCTTTTGCTGTAGCCGCTTTTGTCATAAGCCATTTTATGTTTCAAGCGTCTCTTCTCTATTCTTTTTTTGCAATTATTGTGACTATGATTGCCTTTGGACCTATAATCATGAGAATCTCTCGTAACATCTGGATCAATATGTTTATTGGTTACGATAAAGAAGCCATCAAGAAATTTAGTTCTAAAAAATAATTAGCGGAAGGCTTTAAACCGCTTAAGATTGATCTCCGTATCAAGATCTGTTTGATATTCAATATGATCATAAAGTTGTTGTGCAACGTATGGTGAAATCATCACTCCTCGAGTACCCATACCGTTAAGTATATAGACATTTGCCATACTCGGATGACTTCCAACTAGCGGGCGTCTGTCTTTTGTTGTTGGTCTAATACCTGCAACTTGTTGCACCACTTCAAACTCACAATTAAGTAACGTCTTTAGTTTTAAAACCAATTGTACTTTAGCTGCTTCGGAAATGTTATGAGTTTTATCCTGATGTTCATATGTTGCACCAACCCAATAAAGATCTTCTCCCAAAGGCACAACAAAAACAGATGATTTTAAAATAACCTCCAATTTGAGCGTTGGAGCTTTAACAATCAACATCTCGCCCTTAAGCCCAACTATAGGACTATTAGGCAGCAATGGATTCTCTTTTAAGCCAAAACCCTCTGTAAATACAATGTGCTTTGCTTTAATTGAAGCATATACGACGCCGTGATTAACCGGACTCAGTAAATCATATTGAAACCGCTCTTCCTTTAATCGATGCGTTGATTTTAGAAATAACCGATAGCGCTCCATCAACAATCTAGTATCAATTCTGCCTGAGTGTAACACTTTACCAAAACCATATGGAGCAATAAGTTCTTTCTGATCGTTTTTTAAAATTTCCGAATGCATAAAATCGCATAGCACAGGCTTATCAGAAGCCACAAACCATTCGTTTTGCTCTTCTATTGAAGCAAACTTTCGGTAGACATTGAGCTTGTGATTCAACTTCACCTCGAGGAGGTTTTCTAAATCGTGATAATACGGCATCGCCAATTCCAATTGCGCTTTCGCTTTCCAAACTTGAGTAAAACGTTTTAAGACCACTGGATTATAAATACCTGCTGCAACACTAGAGGATTTTTGAGAATCATCATCAAAAACCACAAATGATTGATCAGCCTTTCTCAACTGCTCGCAAAAAGCAACACCGGCTAATCCACAACCTACAACAATATAATCTACCTCAGTCATTTTAGTATTTGTCTCATGTGAAATTAAGTTTTGTAAAGTCCCAAAGATATACAATGCAAAACGCCCACTCTAAAGTGGGCGTTTAAAAATTATGATTTAGAACGATTTAGTAGTTCCACATATCTTGTTCAAAATTACGAATCTTGTCCTTGATACGATCAGACTCTAAGAGTTGCATCAATGCATTATCTGCGATGTACTCTTTAACTTCACGATCTCCATATACATTTTCTTCTTTATACATGTATCCATTAAAACGTCTTGAATTTAACAAATGGTCAAAAGATAATGGCGCTGCACTATTTTTGTTGTTAAATGCTTTTGCTTCATGCAATACCTGTCTTGCTTCTGGAAAAAATACCCAAAATAATGCATTTGGTGTTTTCATTGACTCATCATCCGAATCTAAAAAGTTAACATCTGGTGCAGCTGGTGCAATACCAAGAATTCTATATTTTAACTCACCATGACGTTTATCAAAATACCAAAGGCCTTTGATTAGGTAAGCACTAATATGAAATGCTTCAATATTTGTGGTGGTGATGTATTCTGGTGAAACAAAACCATCAGCATTCAATTGATCATAACCAATATCTAAAGTATCTACTTTAGTGGTAATGTCTTGAATCTCCTTTTGTGTTCTCTTGGATGAAAAATAAGAATCATTATAAACATTTTCAATTTTTCCTTCTTTTACCGCTTTAATCAATACATGATATAAAGAACGTCTGTTTTTACCAATATTATTGGTATCTACAGGAAAGTATAAAGGAAAGTTGACACGTTCATCTAAAACCACTTTTTCCCAAGTCATTTTAGAAAACAGAATATCTCTATCATCAACGTAACCGTATTCTAAAGGCTTGTCATTATCTAAGGCCAACTGAGCTTCAGTTTTAACACCTACTTCTTGAGGCGTATTGGCATTCAAAATATTTGCCTGAGCGAGCACACCAAAGGTAAGCCCCACACTAGCAACGATTGATAATAAAAATTTATAATTCATCTTTTTCATTTTTAAATTTGGGTTAACTAATACGAAAATGGATTAGTTGGTCAATTCAATCATTAATGGGTTTGCAGGTTTAATTGCAGGTCCATTACTTCTAGACTTAATATCAAATATTTGAACAGTAGAACCACGAGGTGCACTTCTCAATGCAGATTTCGCAGCACCATTTAAACGATCTCCAGATACGGTTACAGATGGCTTACCTTCTACTTTCAACTTAAATCCTGTTACAGTTAATGGTAAATCAAAGTCAAAATCTTCTAATACAGCCTCAATCTTACCAATTTCAACGTTATTTCTTGGCAGTTTTGCAGTTCCAACTTGACCTGCGATTTGACCTGCTGGCTTTGGAATATCCTTGATTCTAAATATGGCTTTGTCACTTACTTTAGAACCATCATCAAGCGTTGCAGAAACATTAATAGCCACTTCTCTTCCTGAAGTTGGAACCATCGTATATTTACCCATTCCTGAACCTTTACGAAGACCAGATCCAGAAGCTGACACCTTGTTATCAGGAACTCCAGCGAAAGATATTGTCATTGGGTTTTCAACCCCACGGTATACGACATTCATTTTGTCTGCAGATATTGTAGCAGAGTTAGGTCTTGGCACTACCACATAGTTTCCTTTAATGGGAATCTCTAATGGCTTACCATCTTCTAAAAATGTGAACGTCCCTTCAATTTTTTGCTCTCCAACAGAACCAACGTTAAAATCTAAACGAGCTGCCCCTGTAGAATCGATTGCATTTTCCAAGTTGATTGATTCACCACCAATACTTAGACCAGTAGGTGTTACATTCGCGTATTTACCTAATACCACTTTACCTTGGAATTTTTCTCCTGCAAAAAACGCAGATTTATCAGCAATTACGATAGCTTGGTAATTTTTTAAAGACACAGCCTCATCTAGTGTGTTTCCTAAAAACACATTGAATAAATTTGCTTCAGTTACTTTCACATCATTCTGCATAGCCGTTAATTGCGTGTAAGATGCAATTGCCGGATAGCCTTTGAAGTGGTAATCTAACCAATCAATTTTTTTACCGTCATTATTAAGCTCTGGTTGAGTACTGAAACGCGCTTCGAAGTTCTCTATAGCACGTGAATACTTAACGTCGTTACCAATAATTTCTTTTACTTTAGACTTGTAACCTTCGATTTTATCCATCACTTCTTGACCTTGTTTTGTCAATCGGTCACCTGTAAACCAAGCTTCATCCAAAATATCGGTTTTATCCATTGCCTGAAAAGGCAATTTTCCTGTTTTAGGATCTACTTCATAACCACCTTTTTTGATGATCTCACTTTTCAACCCTGCTAAGTATTTGAAGAAGTCATCAGAAACGGCACTAATTTGTGTCGCTTTGTCTGCTGCTAATGCAAATTCAGCTGGTTTTTCTTCTGCTTTGGTTTCTAAATTAGCGAGTAACTTTTCGTTCATGTCACTCGTAACTGCGTTGGCCTCATCGAACTTTTCGTCCATTAGCCCAAAAGCCGATAGTACTTCTTTTGACATGTTCATGGCTATCATCGCAATGAATACCAAATACATCAAGTTAATCATTTTCTGCCTTGCAGATAATTTTCCTCCTGCCATTGTAATTCGTTTTTAGTTTTGTTTGATTAATTTATTAATGCGGTTACCTAAAAACCAATTAGCTCTTGTTCATTGCAGTAAGCATTCCACCGTAAACTCCATTTAAAGAAGACAAGTTAGATGCTAAAGCTTTCATTTGTTCTTTAAGCTTAGTTGCGTTTTCTACTGCTTCTTCATTGATAGATGCTTGACGATTAGCGCTATCCATTTGTACTTTATAAAGACTGTTTAATGATTCCATTTGTGCAGCAGCTAAAGACATTTCTTCGCTATATTTCTTTTGAGCAGCCATTGCATCAACAGTTGGGCTGATTCCTTTAGCAGCACCTTCAAAGTTTTTAATGCTTGAGCCTAAGCTCGCCATTAACTCACCGTCAATTTTAGCTTCTCTTAAAAGGTTATCTAATTTTTTAGATAAAAGACCTTCTGCATCTTTTGGCTCCTCTTTTTTAACAATTTTTTTAGTTGTTGTTGCTCCGCCTGCTAATTCTGGATATACTAAAGACCAATCTAAATCTGATTGTTGTCTTTCAAAAGCTGAAATGGTAAATACAATTGCCTCAACAACCATACCTATAGTCAAAATCAACGAACCTCCTGGCCAGTGTTGAATTTTAAATAATGCCCCTAGAATTACGATTGCCGCTCCTAGTCCATAGACCATATTCATTGTTGAAAGTTTTCCTTTTTGTGCCATGTTTTCGTTGTTTTTAGTTTTAATTGATTATTTAGTTAATTGATTAATTAGTTGCTGCGTTTTGGGTAACTTCTGTTCCCAAATAGTCCTGAACAGTTCTAAAACCGATATAGCTTCTTGCTGAGTCAGCGTACTCATAGTCTCTTGAACTTACTTGAAGGAAATAAGCAACATCTTTCCAAGATCCTCCACGAACAACTTTACGCTCGTTATCTGGATCATTTACAGTTGGATTAAAAGAGGCCATGTATTCATAAGATGCCGCATCATAAGATCCTTGCACCCATTCAGACACATTACCTGCCATATTATAAAGATTAAAATCATTTGGCTCGTAAGCATCAGCTTCTACAGTGTACAAAGCTGCATCTGCCGCATAGTCACCACGTAAAGGCTTAAAGTTTGCCATAAAACATCCGCGGTCGTTTTTAGCATAAGGCCCTCCCCATGGAAAAGTTGCGCCTTGCAAACCACCTCTTGCAGCATACTCCCACTCAGCTTCTGATGGTAAACGGTATTGATTGACGTTGTGAACCCCTCTTGATTTTCTATAAGCATTATGGTATAATGTTCTCCATTGACAAAATGCGTTTGCTTGTTTCCAAGAGACACCAACTACAGGATAATCCCCATAAGCATCATGCCAAAAATAATCATTGTGCATAGGCTCATTGTAAGAATATGAAAAGTCACGAATCCAAGCCGTAGTATCAGGATACACCTTTACTTCCTCGGTGATTAACACATCACTCCTCTTTAAATTTCTATCTTTCGCTGCTTTTTTGATATCCATGTATGTGTATTGGAACTTGAATTTATCTACATCCCAAGTACGTTGCCCGTTGTAAGATTCTTCTATAGGCAAATACATGGTGTCCATAACTTCAGCATAATACTCATCAGGATATTCAGAAGTGTCAAAAATCAAATCCACATCGTGGTTCAATTTTCTACCTTCATAACCTGTTGGGCCTAAACCGCTATAGTTATCGTACATGTATTGCTCGTAAACGGTCATGTTCTCTGGATCTGCATCATTAAATGCAAATTCACCAATACCACCATTACCAGGGGTCTCACCAATATCATCAGCAAGAATGGCTAATTTCATTCTTAACGTTGAGTCACGAACCCATTCTACAAACTGACGGTACTCGCTGTTTGTAATTTCCGTTTCGTCCATATAAAAGGCTCTAACGGTTACCGTTCTTGTTGGAGCATCTTGCACACCAGGAAGGTCATCATCGGATTTTCCCATGATAAAAGCACCACCAGGTACAAGTGTCATACCGTATGGTTTTTCGGGATGCCATTGCTTTCCTTTGACTCCTACTAACTGTCCTCTGTCACCAGAGTTACAGCTGACCATAAGCGCCAATACAGCTGTTAATAAAGCAAACTTTTTGAAATTCATAGTAACTCGAGGTTAAATTATTTTTTCGTAATGATAAAAGATAAATAGGTCTTTAATTTTTTTGAGACGGTAAACATATTTATATATTTTTTAATAACCAACTTTTTTTCGGATTATTTTGCACTTAAACCTTTAAAATTAACACTTCGTCGATTAGGGGTGTGTTAAAATGCGATATTCGTAAAATAGTTAGAAACTGTTCTTTTTATATGCCTTATACCAGCGTTCTGGAATCTTCCCATGACTTGCCTCAATATAATCTTCATGGGTACATGGTAATAACGTATGCTTTTTTAATTTATTATTAACATTTGGTAAAAAAGGGATCTCTATCCACCAACGCCCAGATTTTGTGCTCTTGTAAAAAATAAGTTCATCCTCTTCTATAAGCACATTAAACTTTTGATGAGAGTTTCCTGATGAAAAGTCGTCGTCCTTAATTCTACAGTTAACGCCTTCAATAAAATACCAAATAATCTGTGAGATCAACATTGGCGTGGCATCAAGCTCTTTGGTGACTTTGAACTCATAGATACCAAAGGAAGATACTTTATTACTAATTCCTGCATATCTAGAAATAGCACAAATTTCTTTTCCGTCAAAACCGTTAGGCGAATACTTTTGTTTGGCCCCCATCTCTGAAGCTCTAACCGATTTAAGATCTAAGGTCACAATATGGGCATCTCGCATCACGGGCTCCACTAAACTAATCTTATTGGAGACCTCGCCTAATCTATAGGCCTCAAAATAGAGCTTTTCCATCAAATCTATCTCTTCTTGCGAATTGAAATAGGTTTGATAGCCAATTGCTGAATAATTAAAAAGGTTATAAGGCTGCTCTAAGATAATCTTACCCAAAAAGCTATTGTTTTTCATGTCTACAGAGACATCTCCAAGGTCAAAATTGCTATCAACGTTAACAATATTGATCATTGGCGCCATCGTATCGTATGCGCGGTAATTTGCGTAAGTCAAATCTTGACTTCCGCCTAAAATGATAGGAATGATCTTTTTTTCTACTAAAACCGAAATCGTTGTTTTTAAAGCAAAGTAGGTGTCTTCAACAGAAGCCCCTTTACGAATATCTCCTAAGTCGGCAAGTTTTGTATTCCAGTTTCCTGGGAAGAGCGCATAGAGCGACATCCTGATGGTATCGAAGTTAAGATCTTCGCCCATATAGTTGACATCATTACGGTTCTCTAAAACGCCAATAATTGCCATTTGCACGCCATCTAAGTCTGGCATGCCGTTTTGATCTGAGTGAATTTTCATTTTTTTACCAAGCGTCTGCAAAGACAGGAGCTCGTTATGTGCGAGCACCGAATCTGAAACTGGTGATAAAAAATTGAAACTCATAGGCTATTATTTTTTAGTGGTGGTCGATTTCTTTTTAGCTGGTTTTTTCTTTGCCGGTTTCTTTTTGGCAGCCGCTTTTTTCTTAGGCGCCTTCTTCTCTATTTCAGCTTTTGCTTGTTCCAAAGTCATTTCAGAAACATCCACTGTTTTAGGAAGCTCCACCTTTGTTTTTCCTTTGATAATATTATGTCTGCCCCAACGTGCCTTTTCTACCCTAATGCCTTCATCTTCCCAATTGTGGATGACTTTATCTATTTCCTTTTGAATTTTGGTCTCGATCAATTCTACGATATCATCGTCAGAAAGATCATCCCAATCGTATTTCTTGTTCACATTAATGAACATGTTATTCCACTTGATATAAGGACCAAAACGCCCTTTTCCTTTTTGAACAGGTAAATCCTTATACATGTATATAGGAGCATCTGCTTTTTGTTTTTCC
Proteins encoded in this window:
- a CDS encoding DUF983 domain-containing protein — its product is MMFKGTKIYSIFTGTCPRCQEESMYKTKNPYVLTDVLKINDTCSKCGLRYRLEPSFFYGSMYVSYGVGIAFAVAAFVISHFMFQASLLYSFFAIIVTMIAFGPIIMRISRNIWINMFIGYDKEAIKKFSSKK
- a CDS encoding FAD-binding oxidoreductase codes for the protein MTEVDYIVVGCGLAGVAFCEQLRKADQSFVVFDDDSQKSSSVAAGIYNPVVLKRFTQVWKAKAQLELAMPYYHDLENLLEVKLNHKLNVYRKFASIEEQNEWFVASDKPVLCDFMHSEILKNDQKELIAPYGFGKVLHSGRIDTRLLMERYRLFLKSTHRLKEERFQYDLLSPVNHGVVYASIKAKHIVFTEGFGLKENPLLPNSPIVGLKGEMLIVKAPTLKLEVILKSSVFVVPLGEDLYWVGATYEHQDKTHNISEAAKVQLVLKLKTLLNCEFEVVQQVAGIRPTTKDRRPLVGSHPSMANVYILNGMGTRGVMISPYVAQQLYDHIEYQTDLDTEINLKRFKAFR
- the gldN gene encoding gliding motility protein GldN; the protein is MNYKFLLSIVASVGLTFGVLAQANILNANTPQEVGVKTEAQLALDNDKPLEYGYVDDRDILFSKMTWEKVVLDERVNFPLYFPVDTNNIGKNRRSLYHVLIKAVKEGKIENVYNDSYFSSKRTQKEIQDITTKVDTLDIGYDQLNADGFVSPEYITTTNIEAFHISAYLIKGLWYFDKRHGELKYRILGIAPAAPDVNFLDSDDESMKTPNALFWVFFPEARQVLHEAKAFNNKNSAAPLSFDHLLNSRRFNGYMYKEENVYGDREVKEYIADNALMQLLESDRIKDKIRNFEQDMWNY
- the gldM gene encoding gliding motility protein GldM, with the protein product MAGGKLSARQKMINLMYLVFIAMIAMNMSKEVLSAFGLMDEKFDEANAVTSDMNEKLLANLETKAEEKPAEFALAADKATQISAVSDDFFKYLAGLKSEIIKKGGYEVDPKTGKLPFQAMDKTDILDEAWFTGDRLTKQGQEVMDKIEGYKSKVKEIIGNDVKYSRAIENFEARFSTQPELNNDGKKIDWLDYHFKGYPAIASYTQLTAMQNDVKVTEANLFNVFLGNTLDEAVSLKNYQAIVIADKSAFFAGEKFQGKVVLGKYANVTPTGLSIGGESINLENAIDSTGAARLDFNVGSVGEQKIEGTFTFLEDGKPLEIPIKGNYVVVPRPNSATISADKMNVVYRGVENPMTISFAGVPDNKVSASGSGLRKGSGMGKYTMVPTSGREVAINVSATLDDGSKVSDKAIFRIKDIPKPAGQIAGQVGTAKLPRNNVEIGKIEAVLEDFDFDLPLTVTGFKLKVEGKPSVTVSGDRLNGAAKSALRSAPRGSTVQIFDIKSRSNGPAIKPANPLMIELTN
- the gldL gene encoding gliding motility protein GldL, translating into MAQKGKLSTMNMVYGLGAAIVILGALFKIQHWPGGSLILTIGMVVEAIVFTISAFERQQSDLDWSLVYPELAGGATTTKKIVKKEEPKDAEGLLSKKLDNLLREAKIDGELMASLGSSIKNFEGAAKGISPTVDAMAAQKKYSEEMSLAAAQMESLNSLYKVQMDSANRQASINEEAVENATKLKEQMKALASNLSSLNGVYGGMLTAMNKS
- the gldK gene encoding gliding motility lipoprotein GldK; translated protein: MNFKKFALLTAVLALMVSCNSGDRGQLVGVKGKQWHPEKPYGMTLVPGGAFIMGKSDDDLPGVQDAPTRTVTVRAFYMDETEITNSEYRQFVEWVRDSTLRMKLAILADDIGETPGNGGIGEFAFNDADPENMTVYEQYMYDNYSGLGPTGYEGRKLNHDVDLIFDTSEYPDEYYAEVMDTMYLPIEESYNGQRTWDVDKFKFQYTYMDIKKAAKDRNLKRSDVLITEEVKVYPDTTAWIRDFSYSYNEPMHNDYFWHDAYGDYPVVGVSWKQANAFCQWRTLYHNAYRKSRGVHNVNQYRLPSEAEWEYAARGGLQGATFPWGGPYAKNDRGCFMANFKPLRGDYAADAALYTVEADAYEPNDFNLYNMAGNVSEWVQGSYDAASYEYMASFNPTVNDPDNERKVVRGGSWKDVAYFLQVSSRDYEYADSARSYIGFRTVQDYLGTEVTQNAATN
- a CDS encoding formimidoylglutamase, which gives rise to MSFNFLSPVSDSVLAHNELLSLQTLGKKMKIHSDQNGMPDLDGVQMAIIGVLENRNDVNYMGEDLNFDTIRMSLYALFPGNWNTKLADLGDIRKGASVEDTYFALKTTISVLVEKKIIPIILGGSQDLTYANYRAYDTMAPMINIVNVDSNFDLGDVSVDMKNNSFLGKIILEQPYNLFNYSAIGYQTYFNSQEEIDLMEKLYFEAYRLGEVSNKISLVEPVMRDAHIVTLDLKSVRASEMGAKQKYSPNGFDGKEICAISRYAGISNKVSSFGIYEFKVTKELDATPMLISQIIWYFIEGVNCRIKDDDFSSGNSHQKFNVLIEEDELIFYKSTKSGRWWIEIPFLPNVNNKLKKHTLLPCTHEDYIEASHGKIPERWYKAYKKNSF